A region from the Macaca mulatta isolate MMU2019108-1 chromosome 13, T2T-MMU8v2.0, whole genome shotgun sequence genome encodes:
- the BMP10 gene encoding bone morphogenetic protein 10, with translation MGSLGLTLCALFCLAAHSVSGSPIMSLEQSPLEEDMPLFDDVFSEQDGVDFNTLLQSMKDEFLKTLNLSDIPTQDSAKVDPPEYMLELYNKFATDRTSMPSANIIRSFKNEDLFSQPVSFNGLRKYPLLFNVSIPHHEEVIMAELRLYTLVQRDRMIYDGVDRKITIFEVLESKGDNEGERNMLVLVSGEIYGTNSEWETFDVTDAIRHWQKSGSSTHQLEVHIESKHDEAEDASSGRLEIDTSAQNKHNPLLIVFSDDQSSDKERKEELNEMISHEQLPELDNLGLDGFSGGPGEEALLQMRSNIIYDSTARIRRNAKGNYCKRTPLYIDFKEIGWDSWIIAPPGYEAYECRGVCNYPLAEHLTPTKHAIIQALVHLKNSQKASKACCVPTKLEPISILYLDKGVVTYKFKYEGMAVSECGCR, from the exons ATGGGCTCTCTGGGCCTGACACTGTGCGCTCTTTTCTGCCTGGCAGCTCACTCGGTTTCTGGGAGCCCCATCATGAGCCTAGAGCAGTCTCCTCTGGAAGAAGATATGCCCCTTTTTGATGATGTTTTCTCAGAGCAAGATGGTGTCGACTTTAACACACTGCTCCAGAGCATGAAGGATGAGTTTCTCAAGACACTAAACCTCTCTGACATCCCCACACAGGATTCAGCCAAGGTGGACCCACCAGAGTACATGTTGGAACTCTACAACAAATTTGCAACAGATCGGACCTCCATGCCCTCTGCCAACATCATCCGGAGTTTCAAGAATGAAG atcTGTTTTCCCAGCCAGTCAGTTTTAACGGACTCCGAAAATACCCCCTCCTCTTCAATGTGTCCATTCCTCACCATGAAGAGGTCATCATGGCTGAACTTAGGCTGTACACACTGGTGCAAAGGGATCGTATGATATACGATGGAGTAGACCGGAAAATTACCATTTTTGAAGTGCTGGAGAGCAAAGGGGATAATGAGGGAGAAAGAAACATGCTGGTCTTGGTGTCAGGGGAGATCTATGGAACCAACAGTGAGTGGGAGACTTTTGATGTCACAGATGCCATCAGACATTGGCAAAAGTCAGGCTCATCCACCCACCAGCTGGAGGTTCACATTGAGAGCAAACACGATGAAGCTGAGGATGCCAGCAGTGGACGATTGGAAATAGACACCAGTGCCCAGAATAAGCATAACCCTTTGCTCATAGTGTTTTCTGATGACCAAAGCAGTGacaaggagaggaaggaggaactaAATGAAATGATTTCCCATGAGCAACTTCCAGAGCTAGACAACTTGGGCCTGGATGGCTTTTCCGGTGGACCTGGGGAAGAGGCTTTGTTGCAGATGAGATCAAACATCATCTACGACTCCACTGCCCGAATCAGAAGGAACGCCAAAGGAAACTACTGTAAGAGGACCCCGCTCTACATCGACTTCAAGGAGATTGGGTGGGACTCCTGGATCATCGCTCCGCCTGGATACGAAGCCTATGAATGTCGTGGTGTTTGTAACTATCCCCTGGCAGAACATCTCACACCCACAAAGCATGCAATTATCCAGGCCTTGGTCCACCTCAAGAATTCCCAGAAAGCTTCCAAAGCCTGCTGTGTGCCCACAAAGCTAGAGCCCATCTCCATCCTCTATTTAGACAAAGGCGTCGTCACCTACAAGTTTAAATACGAAGGCATGGCCGTCTCCGAATGTGGCTGTAGATAG